Proteins co-encoded in one Flavobacterium sp. M31R6 genomic window:
- a CDS encoding dihydrodipicolinate synthase family protein, whose amino-acid sequence MTIQHLQGLIAAPFTPFDKNGKLDVSLISGYYAFLKQNKITGAFINGSTGEGVSITLEEKKAVAQAWADCSNHDDDFKVMVFLGGTCLSDCIDLAKHAYEIGLYAVSLTAPFYFKPANVDMLAQACIMVGESVPNMPLYYYHIPVLTGVNVPMFDLVQALDGKLDNFAGVKYTHEDFMDFQSCMSYKEGKYDMLWGRDENMLSALVLGAKGAVGSTFNYAAPLYHRLIDAFNSNDLVSARVLQQKSINMIRLLGKYGGISVGKSYMKVVGLNLGDFRLPVKNMSAEQFVDFQKDVESLDFKSFRSNPAS is encoded by the coding sequence ATGACAATTCAACACTTACAAGGGCTTATAGCTGCACCATTCACACCATTTGATAAAAACGGAAAATTAGATGTTAGCTTAATTTCAGGATATTACGCATTTTTAAAACAAAATAAAATTACAGGAGCCTTTATAAATGGCTCTACAGGTGAAGGGGTTTCGATTACTTTAGAAGAAAAAAAAGCAGTTGCACAAGCATGGGCAGATTGTTCAAACCATGATGACGATTTTAAAGTAATGGTATTTTTGGGAGGTACTTGTCTCTCAGATTGTATTGACTTAGCAAAGCATGCTTATGAAATAGGTTTATATGCTGTTTCCCTTACGGCTCCTTTTTATTTTAAACCAGCGAATGTTGATATGTTAGCTCAAGCGTGCATCATGGTTGGTGAGAGCGTACCAAATATGCCATTATATTACTATCATATTCCGGTTTTGACAGGCGTAAACGTGCCTATGTTTGATTTGGTTCAAGCACTAGATGGTAAACTGGATAATTTTGCCGGAGTAAAATATACTCATGAAGATTTTATGGATTTCCAAAGCTGTATGAGCTACAAGGAAGGTAAATATGATATGCTTTGGGGACGTGACGAAAATATGTTGTCAGCTTTAGTACTAGGAGCAAAGGGTGCAGTGGGGAGCACTTTTAATTATGCAGCGCCTTTATATCACAGATTGATTGATGCTTTTAATTCTAATGATTTGGTTTCAGCCCGTGTTTTACAACAAAAATCGATTAACATGATTCGTCTTTTAGGCAAATATGGAGGAATTTCAGTTGGTAAATCCTATATGAAAGTTGTAGGATTGAATTTGGGTGATTTTAGATTACCAGTTAAAAACATGAGTGCTGAGCAATTTGTGGATTTTCAAAAAGATGTTGAAAGCTTGGATTTCAAAAGCTTTAGATCAAATCCGGCTAGTTAA
- a CDS encoding galactose oxidase, producing MMSITTTVSSQVRDFNTIEWEIAAYLQNNEGSKSLGFAGPINGVHKNVLIVTGGANFPDKMPWEGGAKKYSDEIHVLQKQGENFVWNKKTKAKLPEPIAYCGVTSTDLGVVYVGGENENGLLNKAYILKWKDSKNDIAILSLPQFPLAMANIALTHIGNTVYAIGGDEAKKSSNHFYSLDLNVLNPAWEELPNLPIALANAVAVVQKTKEGTAIFVIGGRTKTATGISDLHNTTFVFNPKKKAWSSVAAISDGTNTTNFSAGAAVAVGTHSILILGGDNGVTFHKIETYLSQIAQSNSLEEKGRLIAEKNVLNTTHQGFYKEILLYNTLTDVWTKVGELPFLAPVTTTAVLWGDDIILSNGEIKPGIRTPNVMLGKIK from the coding sequence ATGATGTCAATAACAACAACGGTTAGTTCTCAGGTAAGAGATTTTAATACCATCGAATGGGAAATTGCAGCTTATTTGCAAAATAATGAAGGGAGTAAATCTCTCGGATTTGCAGGGCCTATAAATGGGGTACATAAAAATGTCTTGATTGTGACTGGTGGGGCTAATTTTCCGGATAAAATGCCTTGGGAAGGAGGAGCAAAGAAATATTCTGATGAAATCCATGTACTGCAAAAACAGGGAGAGAATTTTGTTTGGAATAAAAAGACAAAAGCTAAATTACCTGAGCCGATAGCGTATTGTGGTGTTACTTCAACAGATTTAGGAGTTGTATATGTAGGAGGTGAAAATGAAAATGGACTGTTGAATAAGGCTTATATTTTGAAATGGAAAGATTCTAAAAATGACATTGCCATTCTATCGTTGCCACAATTCCCTTTGGCAATGGCGAATATAGCATTGACACATATTGGAAATACGGTATATGCAATTGGTGGTGATGAAGCTAAAAAATCATCAAATCATTTTTATAGTTTGGATTTAAATGTTTTGAATCCAGCATGGGAAGAGTTGCCTAATTTACCTATTGCTTTGGCCAATGCTGTTGCTGTTGTTCAAAAAACAAAAGAAGGTACAGCCATTTTTGTGATTGGAGGAAGAACCAAAACGGCTACCGGTATCAGTGATTTACACAACACTACTTTTGTTTTTAATCCAAAAAAGAAAGCCTGGTCAAGTGTAGCTGCTATATCCGATGGAACAAATACTACCAATTTTTCTGCGGGCGCGGCGGTTGCGGTAGGAACGCATTCGATTTTAATTCTTGGGGGTGACAATGGTGTGACTTTTCATAAAATTGAAACGTATTTATCACAGATTGCTCAATCAAATTCGCTAGAAGAAAAAGGAAGGCTTATTGCAGAGAAGAATGTGTTGAATACGACACATCAAGGATTTTATAAAGAGATCTTGTTGTATAATACGCTTACGGATGTTTGGACAAAAGTAGGTGAATTGCCTTTTTTGGCTCCCGTTACAACAACTGCAGTATTATGGGGAGATGATATTATTTTGTCTAATGGTGAAATAAAGCCGGGAATAAGAACACCTAATGTAATGTTGGGAAAAATAAAATAA
- a CDS encoding TonB-dependent receptor produces MKLLPKCKSRNSWLTPKFWKVMKLTSILIIALTLNVSAAVSSQTITFSGKNVSAKKVLSVIKEQTTYVFFYDVTILKNVKPISIDVKNASIEKVLQEAFKESSVKWIIQGKTISLIPKDEPTLKKSTIAPINRKIKGKVSNEKGESLPGVNILAKGTKVSTQTDVDGSFEIEIPDDVTVLVVTYIGLQDQEVKIVGDAQLNIVLKEVGQQMNEVIVVGYGSQNRRTVSTSVSKLDRKVLENVPYSNVTQALQGNVSGVVVRTASGQPGKASNILVRGGTSIDNPAGATPLYIVDGVIRSQIDDINSADIASLQVLKDAASTSIYGARGSNGVVIITTSTAKVGKTKITFGYSSQFSQIAKQYDFLGGEDFIRLSRLGVKNAADIMGGTRPNARDNQLLGATPYGTGNNLNNNTPFATLLKSSLSADTIASLQAKGWQEMADPLNAANTIMFKSTDWNDVLFQDAFTQNYNLNFSGGTDKGLFDLSLGYLKGDGVTIYTGYERFTAKMNASFNLADNFTLNGKMLYARSNNNQVVSNSVVFNRYLGNAPTTKFLLEDGTLAPGQNNINGNPLYQMGKVKGINENEKLQLAVDGDLKITKDLNFAPSMSLYTENTSGNTFQQAFLSGSTGLVDNTRTATQLNNRLFQTQFEGVFTYTKSFDEIGNFQAKLGASNYGRTIKTFNASGKGSPSDLAQTLDSSPIPVSVYANNTKLVMNGVFGRLNYDYKNKYLFTGSFRYDGASSLGPDNKYGFFPGVSVGWNVHEEEFWKAMPTVLSSFKLRGSFGINGNLGTLGDFQAGGLYSGSVNGIANNYNGQSAIVNSQIANPGLKWEQSQTNNIGFDLGINEDKIRLIGDFYNKLTSDLLTNLTLPSNSGFSTVLTNLGGLRSKGFEMELSANIYNQNDLKINAGFIISHNTNVIETLPYNGNLNNRIGGTQIWDAGSKSYVYVGGSQEGQKIGDFYAHKQLYILPTQAAADAYNATTKDTYVTKTNAAGGNPNGIKYPGDAVFEDTDGNNVIDSKDRTYMGNMFPKYVGGFNFDVSYKGFSLVVRTDYSLGATIYNEARARFVGQFQGNYGLLAESLQSWQKEGDITDVPRYRWADQTNQNNLFRSEASGAAYNTNMFQGNSRYYESGDYLCLREITLAYTVPTSFANKIKLASARFYLTGSNLYYFTKYTGLNPEVQGIDGGSSQGLNSAGATGTYPVPRNIILGLNVSL; encoded by the coding sequence ATGAAATTATTACCAAAATGCAAGTCAAGAAATTCTTGGCTTACTCCTAAATTCTGGAAAGTTATGAAATTAACGTCCATATTGATAATTGCTCTTACGCTCAATGTATCGGCAGCAGTATCTTCTCAAACGATAACTTTTTCTGGAAAGAATGTGTCAGCAAAAAAAGTTTTGTCAGTTATTAAAGAACAAACAACCTACGTTTTTTTCTATGACGTTACTATTTTAAAGAATGTAAAGCCAATTTCAATTGATGTGAAAAATGCTTCAATCGAAAAAGTATTGCAAGAAGCTTTTAAGGAATCGTCAGTAAAATGGATTATTCAAGGTAAAACCATTTCTTTAATTCCAAAAGATGAGCCTACTTTAAAGAAAAGCACAATAGCACCTATCAATAGAAAAATAAAAGGAAAGGTTTCCAATGAAAAAGGAGAGTCATTGCCTGGAGTAAATATATTGGCTAAAGGCACAAAGGTTTCTACACAGACTGATGTTGACGGCTCTTTTGAAATTGAAATTCCAGATGATGTGACTGTATTGGTTGTAACTTATATAGGTTTACAAGATCAAGAAGTTAAGATTGTAGGCGATGCACAACTGAATATTGTTTTAAAAGAAGTTGGACAACAAATGAATGAGGTAATTGTTGTAGGGTATGGTTCTCAAAATAGAAGAACTGTTAGTACTTCGGTTTCTAAATTAGATAGAAAAGTTTTAGAAAACGTACCTTATTCTAATGTTACTCAGGCATTGCAAGGGAATGTAAGTGGTGTAGTTGTTCGTACAGCATCTGGTCAACCGGGTAAAGCTTCAAATATTTTAGTTCGTGGGGGTACCTCTATTGATAATCCTGCAGGAGCTACACCATTATATATTGTTGACGGGGTAATTCGTAGCCAAATTGACGATATTAACTCGGCCGATATTGCTTCATTGCAAGTATTAAAAGACGCTGCATCAACTTCCATTTATGGTGCACGTGGGTCTAATGGGGTTGTTATTATTACTACCTCTACTGCTAAGGTTGGGAAAACTAAAATTACTTTTGGGTATTCTTCTCAGTTTAGTCAAATCGCAAAACAGTACGATTTTTTGGGAGGAGAAGATTTTATACGTCTATCTCGCTTAGGGGTTAAAAATGCTGCTGATATTATGGGTGGTACACGTCCTAATGCAAGAGACAATCAATTACTTGGTGCAACTCCTTATGGGACTGGGAATAATTTGAATAATAATACACCATTTGCAACATTATTAAAATCGAGTTTGTCAGCAGATACGATTGCCTCTTTGCAAGCCAAAGGATGGCAAGAAATGGCAGATCCTCTTAATGCTGCGAATACAATTATGTTCAAAAGTACAGATTGGAATGATGTTTTGTTTCAAGATGCTTTTACACAAAACTATAATTTAAATTTTAGTGGGGGAACAGACAAAGGTCTTTTCGATTTAAGTTTAGGATATTTAAAAGGAGATGGAGTGACAATCTATACAGGTTACGAAAGATTTACAGCAAAAATGAATGCATCTTTTAACTTGGCGGATAATTTTACATTAAACGGTAAAATGTTATATGCTAGGTCTAATAATAATCAAGTGGTAAGCAATAGTGTTGTTTTTAATAGATATTTAGGAAATGCTCCAACCACCAAGTTTTTATTGGAAGATGGCACTTTGGCTCCGGGGCAGAATAACATTAACGGAAATCCATTGTATCAAATGGGGAAAGTCAAAGGGATTAATGAAAATGAAAAATTGCAATTAGCTGTTGATGGAGATTTGAAGATTACAAAGGATTTGAATTTTGCGCCTTCGATGTCTTTGTATACCGAAAATACTTCTGGAAACACTTTTCAACAAGCTTTTTTGAGTGGAAGTACTGGATTAGTAGATAATACTCGAACTGCAACTCAATTGAATAATCGTTTGTTTCAAACACAATTTGAGGGAGTTTTTACCTATACCAAATCATTTGATGAAATAGGAAATTTTCAAGCCAAGTTAGGAGCTTCAAATTATGGAAGAACTATAAAAACATTTAATGCTTCAGGAAAAGGAAGTCCTTCGGATCTGGCACAAACATTAGATTCGTCTCCAATTCCAGTTTCAGTGTATGCCAATAATACCAAATTAGTTATGAACGGCGTTTTCGGACGTTTGAACTACGATTATAAAAACAAATATTTATTTACAGGATCTTTCCGTTATGATGGTGCTTCAAGTTTAGGACCGGATAATAAGTATGGATTTTTCCCAGGGGTATCTGTTGGGTGGAATGTCCATGAAGAAGAATTCTGGAAAGCAATGCCAACCGTTTTGTCTTCATTTAAATTAAGAGGAAGTTTTGGTATCAATGGTAATTTAGGAACTCTAGGTGACTTTCAAGCTGGAGGATTATATTCTGGTTCAGTAAATGGAATTGCCAATAATTACAACGGTCAGTCTGCTATTGTAAATTCTCAAATTGCAAATCCCGGATTAAAATGGGAGCAATCACAAACGAATAATATTGGTTTTGATTTGGGGATAAACGAAGACAAAATTCGATTAATTGGTGATTTCTATAATAAATTGACTTCAGATTTATTGACCAATTTGACTTTGCCTTCTAATAGTGGTTTCTCAACCGTTTTGACCAATCTAGGTGGTTTAAGAAGCAAAGGATTCGAAATGGAGTTGTCAGCTAATATTTACAATCAAAATGATTTGAAAATTAATGCAGGATTTATTATCTCACACAACACTAATGTTATTGAAACACTTCCTTACAACGGAAATTTAAACAATAGAATTGGTGGTACTCAAATTTGGGATGCTGGAAGTAAATCGTATGTATATGTTGGTGGATCACAAGAAGGACAAAAAATTGGAGATTTTTACGCTCACAAACAATTGTATATTCTTCCAACACAAGCCGCTGCGGATGCTTATAATGCAACAACAAAAGATACTTATGTAACTAAAACAAATGCAGCAGGTGGTAATCCAAATGGTATAAAATATCCTGGAGACGCTGTTTTTGAAGATACTGATGGCAATAATGTTATCGATAGTAAAGATAGAACCTACATGGGAAATATGTTTCCTAAATATGTAGGAGGTTTTAATTTTGATGTAAGTTATAAAGGATTTTCATTAGTGGTAAGAACCGATTATTCTTTGGGAGCAACAATATACAATGAAGCCAGAGCTCGTTTTGTAGGTCAATTTCAAGGAAATTATGGGTTGTTAGCTGAAAGTTTACAGTCTTGGCAAAAAGAAGGAGATATTACAGATGTACCACGTTACCGTTGGGCAGATCAAACGAATCAAAACAATTTATTTAGATCTGAGGCAAGCGGAGCCGCATATAATACAAATATGTTTCAAGGAAATAGCCGTTATTATGAAAGTGGAGATTATTTATGTTTAAGAGAAATCACTTTAGCATATACCGTTCCTACTTCTTTTGCAAATAAAATAAAATTGGCATCTGCCCGCTTTTATCTAACGGGAAGTAATCTTTATTATTTCACTAAATATACAGGTTTAAATCCTGAAGTTCAAGGTATTGATGGAGGGTCTAGCCAAGGTTTAAATTCGGCTGGAGCTACAGGAACATATCCTGTACCAAGAAATATTATACTTGGATTAAATGTAAGTCTGTAA
- a CDS encoding MFS transporter translates to MKNSKYYPWMVVGLLWVVALLNYMDRQMLATMRPSMEADIPELVSGENFGRLMAIFLWIYALMSPVSGLIADKLNRKWLIVGSLFVWSAVTYAMGYATGYDQVYWLRALMGVSEALYIPAGLSLIADYHQQKTRSLAIGIHMTGLYVGSALGGFGATIAAAYSWHTTFHYFGLIGVTYAVVLVFLLFEKKAPQIKSVDSNLKSEAEKSSVFKGLGLLFTNISFWIILFFFATISLPGWATKNWLPTLFSDNLGISMEQAGPLATITISMSSLLGVIFGGILSDKWVVKNIKGRVYTSAIGLSLTIPALLLIGFGNSLFHIVSAALCFGIGYGMFDANNMPILCQFVSSKQRATAYGILNMTGVGCGALVTSLLGKYADAGTLGNGFAMMAGVVLVALLVQVIFLRPQVNDYIDA, encoded by the coding sequence ATGAAGAACTCAAAATATTATCCTTGGATGGTAGTGGGCTTGCTATGGGTTGTAGCGTTGCTCAACTATATGGATAGGCAAATGTTGGCCACCATGCGCCCTTCAATGGAAGCAGACATTCCAGAATTGGTCTCTGGGGAGAATTTTGGACGCTTAATGGCAATATTTCTTTGGATATATGCTTTGATGAGCCCAGTGTCAGGCCTTATAGCTGATAAATTAAATAGGAAGTGGTTGATTGTTGGGAGTTTATTTGTTTGGTCTGCAGTTACCTATGCCATGGGATATGCAACGGGTTATGATCAAGTGTATTGGTTAAGAGCACTTATGGGTGTTAGCGAAGCATTGTATATTCCTGCGGGATTATCTTTAATTGCCGATTATCATCAGCAAAAAACAAGATCACTTGCCATAGGAATTCACATGACTGGTCTTTATGTCGGGTCAGCTTTAGGAGGATTTGGAGCAACGATTGCGGCTGCTTATTCTTGGCATACAACCTTTCATTATTTTGGTTTAATCGGAGTTACTTATGCTGTTGTTTTGGTTTTTCTCTTATTCGAGAAAAAAGCTCCACAGATCAAGTCAGTAGATTCTAATTTAAAATCAGAAGCAGAAAAAAGCTCTGTTTTTAAAGGATTAGGATTGTTGTTTACGAATATTTCGTTTTGGATTATTTTATTCTTTTTTGCAACAATCAGCCTACCGGGTTGGGCTACCAAAAATTGGCTGCCAACATTGTTCTCGGATAATTTAGGAATTTCTATGGAACAGGCCGGACCATTGGCAACAATAACAATTTCAATGTCTTCTTTGTTAGGGGTTATTTTCGGAGGAATATTATCCGATAAATGGGTTGTCAAAAATATCAAAGGGAGAGTTTATACAAGTGCTATCGGATTGAGTCTAACGATTCCTGCCTTATTGTTAATTGGTTTCGGCAATTCTCTCTTTCATATTGTAAGTGCTGCTCTTTGTTTCGGAATTGGCTACGGAATGTTTGATGCCAATAATATGCCGATACTTTGTCAATTTGTTTCGTCAAAGCAAAGAGCAACGGCCTATGGAATTTTGAATATGACGGGTGTTGGTTGCGGTGCATTGGTTACATCATTATTAGGAAAATATGCAGATGCAGGAACATTAGGAAATGGTTTTGCAATGATGGCTGGTGTTGTATTGGTTGCGTTATTGGTTCAAGTTATTTTTCTGCGTCCTCAGGTTAACGATTACATTGATGCATAA
- a CDS encoding RagB/SusD family nutrient uptake outer membrane protein: MKNKYILYSILFACLSLLNSCADDLNLESESVITSGVFWKTEDDAKAAVNGLYFNFRTQTQQNYYLLGGARSAEIKGGVQSPLTLANYYNNNLTAQNVDVDWGGLYTVVQQANLILKYVPTIQFSPSTLNEQKRYLAQAYTMRALAYFIMARSWGGVPIVTTPTENTNQNEYIVPRNTLEETFAFIKSDIESALANFPDESINKVQLSKSAANALKAEVNLWTAKQLNGGSADLNTALSAINAIPAGFTLLPNFKDVFSYANKGNNEVLFAVRYSLTDVTSNLSDNWNSFMYVGPSDYPGATTAAATAMFGTLGSGAGNAGISRVQPDPAHFSFTVTDVRKDATYLTLRNTANTADVVTGLMKYNGTVDGTLRRFTSDIIIYRWADILLMKAEIKNALGQDPTVEMNQVMKRADATASFTNSSKAANDDVILNERLKELAFEGKAWWDLVRFNKTGNVPSMTGKQILFPISQNTINYNPKVTQNPGY; the protein is encoded by the coding sequence ATGAAAAATAAATATATATTATATTCTATCTTATTCGCTTGTCTCTCGCTATTGAATTCTTGCGCGGACGACTTAAACTTAGAATCCGAAAGTGTAATCACCTCTGGTGTTTTTTGGAAAACTGAGGATGATGCCAAGGCAGCTGTCAATGGACTGTACTTTAATTTTAGAACACAAACTCAACAAAATTATTATTTATTGGGTGGCGCAAGAAGTGCCGAAATTAAAGGAGGAGTTCAGTCTCCATTAACTTTAGCGAATTATTACAACAATAATCTTACGGCTCAAAATGTAGATGTAGATTGGGGTGGTTTGTATACTGTTGTACAACAAGCGAATCTAATTTTAAAGTATGTTCCAACTATTCAATTTAGTCCATCTACTTTAAACGAACAAAAAAGATATCTGGCTCAAGCCTATACGATGAGAGCTTTAGCTTATTTTATTATGGCTCGTTCTTGGGGAGGCGTTCCAATTGTGACAACGCCAACAGAGAACACGAATCAAAACGAATATATTGTTCCCCGTAATACTTTGGAGGAGACTTTTGCTTTCATCAAATCGGATATTGAATCGGCACTTGCTAATTTCCCTGACGAGAGTATCAATAAAGTACAATTGTCAAAATCGGCTGCGAATGCTCTAAAGGCAGAAGTTAATTTGTGGACAGCCAAACAATTAAATGGAGGATCGGCTGATTTGAATACTGCATTAAGCGCTATAAATGCTATACCAGCAGGATTTACGCTACTTCCTAATTTTAAGGATGTATTCAGTTATGCGAATAAAGGAAATAATGAAGTTCTTTTTGCAGTTCGTTATTCACTAACGGATGTTACTTCAAATTTATCGGATAACTGGAATTCTTTTATGTATGTAGGCCCTTCAGATTATCCAGGAGCAACGACAGCAGCTGCTACAGCAATGTTTGGAACATTGGGTTCTGGTGCCGGAAATGCCGGTATTTCAAGAGTGCAGCCTGATCCAGCTCACTTTAGTTTTACAGTTACAGACGTTAGAAAAGATGCTACTTATTTAACCTTACGAAATACTGCAAATACTGCAGATGTGGTTACAGGTTTAATGAAATACAATGGTACTGTTGACGGTACTTTAAGACGATTTACAAGTGATATCATTATTTATCGTTGGGCTGATATTTTATTGATGAAAGCCGAAATAAAGAACGCTTTGGGACAAGATCCAACGGTAGAGATGAATCAAGTCATGAAAAGAGCCGATGCAACTGCTTCGTTCACAAATTCTTCAAAAGCTGCAAATGACGATGTTATTTTGAATGAGCGTCTAAAAGAATTGGCTTTCGAAGGAAAAGCATGGTGGGATTTAGTTCGTTTCAATAAAACCGGTAATGTGCCTTCTATGACTGGGAAGCAGATATTATTCCCAATATCTCAAAACACAATTAATTACAATCCAAAAGTCACTCAAAATCCTGGGTACTAA
- a CDS encoding FecR family protein, which translates to MYQKEVFKELMYQFVLGEISPEGKAQLLKMIDDPQYADDLDYILRENYESIEPISESSESTQHFIEKLRVKMNANNEIEEEADFTLFNWKRLVVAASVVVVLGLGYFKFSQKDTIAPAVVNNEKNVIPPGRTGAILTLADGSQIVLDSVANGVLANQSNTAVSKKDGELVYKGENNAKAVTNIMTTPRGRQYKLELSDGTKVWLNASSSITFPTSFAANERKVSIKGEVYFEVAKDKSRPFTVSVKDVEVKVLGTHFNINSYDDESEINTTLLEGSVLVGKTDKKVLLKPGQQAEIKNTGAVAVKDLDNFDEVMAWKKGMFYFNNASLETVLRQLSRWYDVDIVFEKGVVSRNFEGEINRDLELSQVLKILEGNNIHFKIEGKVLRVMP; encoded by the coding sequence ATGTATCAAAAAGAAGTGTTTAAAGAACTTATGTACCAGTTTGTTTTAGGGGAAATATCTCCTGAAGGGAAAGCACAGTTGTTAAAAATGATTGATGATCCTCAATATGCGGATGATTTGGATTATATCCTTCGCGAAAATTATGAAAGTATAGAACCTATTAGTGAGAGTTCGGAATCGACTCAGCATTTTATTGAAAAGCTTAGAGTGAAAATGAATGCTAATAATGAAATTGAAGAAGAAGCAGATTTTACTTTATTTAATTGGAAAAGATTAGTTGTTGCTGCGAGTGTCGTAGTTGTTCTTGGGCTTGGATATTTTAAATTTTCTCAAAAGGATACTATTGCTCCTGCTGTAGTTAATAATGAAAAAAATGTAATTCCTCCAGGAAGAACAGGTGCCATACTTACATTGGCAGATGGCTCTCAAATTGTTTTGGATAGTGTAGCCAATGGAGTTTTGGCCAATCAAAGTAATACAGCTGTTTCAAAAAAGGATGGAGAATTGGTTTATAAGGGAGAGAACAATGCTAAAGCCGTTACTAATATTATGACTACGCCGAGAGGGAGACAATATAAATTAGAATTGTCAGATGGTACAAAAGTTTGGCTTAATGCTTCTTCCTCAATTACATTTCCAACTTCTTTTGCCGCTAATGAAAGAAAGGTTTCTATAAAAGGAGAAGTTTATTTTGAGGTAGCCAAAGATAAAAGCAGACCTTTTACAGTAAGTGTTAAGGATGTTGAAGTAAAGGTGTTGGGAACTCATTTTAATATCAATAGTTATGATGATGAAAGTGAAATTAATACCACGCTTTTAGAAGGTAGTGTCTTGGTAGGTAAAACAGATAAAAAAGTACTTTTAAAACCTGGTCAGCAAGCCGAAATAAAAAATACTGGAGCTGTAGCTGTTAAGGACCTTGATAATTTTGATGAAGTGATGGCTTGGAAAAAAGGCATGTTTTATTTTAACAATGCAAGTTTAGAAACTGTTCTGCGTCAATTAAGCAGATGGTATGATGTAGATATTGTTTTCGAAAAAGGGGTTGTTTCCAGAAATTTTGAAGGTGAAATAAATCGTGATTTAGAACTATCACAAGTATTAAAAATTTTAGAGGGAAATAATATTCATTTTAAAATAGAAGGCAAAGTTTTGAGAGTAATGCCTTAA